A single genomic interval of uncultured Sphaerochaeta sp. harbors:
- a CDS encoding tripartite tricarboxylate transporter substrate binding protein — MKNRTLRTSVIVLVIALFSSWSLFAAGQAETAKVEDPSSSYPSKAIQIIVPVGAGGDTDLNARLFSRYLEKELGQSLAVVNVSGGGGTVGMQRVLDSNADGYTALFFHGEAMIPKIAGLVDFGIEAFEMVGIGVLDDTTVLATHPGMPFQTLPEFISYAKANPGEVEFGMMTGGYPHLVGIVLEEEAGIDLNLVDVGGNAAKTVALMGRKTEVINTQYGLALDYFKSGDFVVLGLTSKERNPLFPEVPTTAEQGLDLEFNKFFFVGMPKGTPKSIVDKFSAAMKRVVENPEYQAEAEKYFVTPTYMNPEDASAHAQEVFEYFSKYQDLFRGSSR, encoded by the coding sequence ATGAAAAACAGAACCCTAAGAACCAGTGTCATTGTTCTCGTTATAGCACTGTTCTCAAGTTGGAGCTTGTTTGCTGCAGGGCAGGCAGAAACAGCCAAAGTTGAAGATCCGAGTAGTAGCTATCCTTCCAAAGCGATTCAAATTATCGTCCCTGTAGGTGCAGGCGGTGATACTGACCTCAATGCCCGACTTTTCTCACGATACTTGGAAAAGGAACTGGGGCAATCTCTTGCCGTTGTCAATGTTTCAGGTGGAGGTGGAACAGTTGGTATGCAGAGAGTTCTTGACTCCAATGCTGATGGATACACTGCCCTCTTCTTCCATGGTGAGGCTATGATCCCAAAGATTGCTGGTTTAGTTGATTTTGGAATTGAAGCATTCGAGATGGTAGGCATTGGCGTTCTTGACGATACAACAGTACTCGCAACACACCCTGGTATGCCGTTCCAGACACTACCAGAGTTCATTTCCTATGCAAAGGCTAATCCAGGCGAAGTGGAATTTGGGATGATGACCGGTGGCTATCCTCACCTGGTTGGTATTGTATTGGAAGAGGAAGCTGGTATCGATTTGAACCTCGTTGATGTTGGTGGAAATGCTGCAAAGACCGTTGCCTTGATGGGAAGAAAAACTGAAGTGATCAACACCCAGTACGGTCTTGCATTGGACTATTTCAAATCAGGCGATTTTGTGGTCCTTGGCCTTACCAGTAAGGAACGCAACCCCTTGTTCCCTGAAGTTCCTACCACAGCAGAACAAGGTCTTGATCTTGAATTCAATAAGTTCTTCTTCGTTGGAATGCCCAAAGGAACACCCAAGAGCATTGTAGACAAATTCTCTGCTGCTATGAAGCGTGTTGTTGAGAATCCTGAATATCAGGCGGAAGCAGAAAAATATTTCGTGACTCCCACCTATATGAATCCTGAAGATGCTTCAGCACATGCGCAAGAAGTATTTGAGTACTTCTCCAAGTATCAGGATCTTTTTAGGGGTTCTTCACGATAA
- a CDS encoding GntR family transcriptional regulator, with product MIRKSDQLYQTAAEKAYEAISEKIISGEYEPGKRLVRRQLAQELGMSAIPILEAMKRLEQDGLIEYRAHWGSIVTIPTIERVMDMFTMREALECQVARILAVKATEEQQEQLLSLAKELDKIRYEATDPEAVTNLHIKFHLQMAEFTGFPSLLAGLEKNNFQWLIFNATRARRLRANIQPHWHTTLLEHIFQHDPDLAEKKMREHIYDAYTPILEDLQQIH from the coding sequence ATGATACGTAAAAGCGACCAATTGTACCAAACAGCAGCAGAAAAGGCTTATGAAGCGATAAGCGAAAAGATTATCAGCGGAGAGTATGAGCCAGGAAAGCGATTGGTCCGTCGTCAGCTCGCTCAAGAGCTCGGTATGAGTGCAATTCCCATCCTGGAGGCGATGAAACGCCTGGAACAGGATGGCTTGATCGAGTACCGGGCCCATTGGGGTTCCATTGTCACCATTCCTACCATTGAACGTGTCATGGATATGTTCACTATGAGAGAAGCCCTTGAATGCCAAGTTGCAAGGATCCTTGCAGTCAAAGCCACAGAAGAGCAGCAAGAACAACTCCTCTCCTTGGCAAAAGAGTTGGATAAAATCCGCTATGAAGCGACTGATCCAGAAGCGGTTACTAACCTTCATATCAAGTTCCACTTGCAGATGGCAGAATTCACTGGCTTCCCTTCGTTGCTGGCAGGATTAGAGAAGAACAACTTCCAGTGGCTGATCTTCAATGCCACACGAGCAAGGAGATTGCGTGCCAACATCCAACCCCATTGGCACACAACGCTCTTGGAACATATTTTCCAGCACGACCCTGACCTAGCAGAAAAGAAGATGCGGGAACATATCTATGATGCATATACCCCCATCCTTGAGGACCTGCAGCAGATTCATTGA
- a CDS encoding TIM barrel protein has product MHEPLSHYMKVGLIHFMAYPVSNGKGPVAETFRKICLDPFFEVAEITWTQDPDVRAQVKQMKEVSHLSVTFGAQPCLLSQKMNINDLDEQKRMKALQQLKDNVDEAYEMGATALAFLSGPYAQETQEASYKALVASTKELCAYAASKGSLKIALEVFDYDIDKKSLIGPADLASRFAKEIRKDYPEFGLMVDLSHIPLLHETIEESLDPVKEYIVHAHMGNCVMKDPSLPGYGDQHPRFGFPNSENDVKELAEYLEYLLSIGFLNKENRPVVSFEVKPQEGKDPELVIANAKRTLLRAWAHVTTKD; this is encoded by the coding sequence ATGCATGAACCATTATCGCACTATATGAAAGTTGGCCTTATTCACTTCATGGCATATCCAGTAAGCAATGGAAAAGGACCAGTTGCAGAAACCTTCCGGAAGATCTGTCTGGACCCCTTCTTTGAAGTAGCAGAGATTACCTGGACCCAGGACCCGGATGTACGGGCACAAGTCAAGCAGATGAAAGAGGTCTCACACCTCTCAGTCACCTTTGGTGCTCAGCCATGTCTCCTCTCTCAGAAGATGAACATCAACGACCTGGATGAACAGAAACGGATGAAAGCCCTTCAGCAGCTGAAAGACAATGTTGATGAAGCCTATGAGATGGGAGCAACCGCTCTTGCCTTTCTTAGTGGACCCTATGCACAAGAAACACAGGAAGCGTCATACAAAGCACTGGTAGCTTCCACCAAAGAACTCTGCGCCTATGCTGCTTCAAAAGGATCTTTGAAAATTGCCCTTGAAGTTTTTGACTATGACATAGACAAGAAAAGTCTTATCGGACCTGCCGACTTGGCTTCCCGCTTTGCAAAAGAAATTCGCAAGGACTACCCTGAATTCGGACTCATGGTTGACCTGAGCCATATTCCACTCCTGCATGAAACCATCGAGGAATCACTTGATCCTGTGAAAGAGTACATAGTGCATGCCCATATGGGCAACTGTGTAATGAAAGATCCTTCCCTGCCAGGGTATGGGGATCAACACCCACGCTTTGGATTTCCAAACAGTGAAAACGACGTAAAAGAGTTGGCTGAGTATCTGGAGTATCTGCTTTCGATTGGCTTCTTGAATAAAGAGAACAGGCCAGTGGTCAGTTTTGAGGTAAAACCACAAGAGGGAAAAGACCCAGAATTGGTCATTGCGAACGCCAAACGAACGCTGCTTCGTGCTTGGGCTCATGTCACAACCAAAGATTAA
- a CDS encoding phosphodiester glycosidase family protein, whose translation MNRPLPCHYTAYRKTRWYRRLVAGEFILQFDQSPEREVIIDAIAECMLSTNDLETWKNRIRELCMVNRTTWESYSPGSLLAQLRRERRHYLQGKAIIPWRTSGFHEAITLWNPEESTQSLVIIPDLYDSAPLDVQVQRLRSPWGAQSNYMVCLPVSCTSKQQITEETYTIPDAIEIPAQTLQNLAGRGRIVCADIWYAMAFLQEGIDIVACLDRREWFTAALYQESVFEAPEHHLPSETFFSSILHPVKSPGTIRMFRYMKSQKERYVPCGVERTITMDEQTPLWLTSLQKSQKLSIETGYYLQSESGEWVKTPDLHDGAIHAAMVMMDADMVHLEPMLFEGKASPLAVSYSNGGLFSSFNYYFTENLKAWYASYDPRPIPWKDFILDYYAIRVGETLKESVPLYHKTLLGYSTDGRLFSSDGNWTEITLSIGSSIFHFAEDGKDSQTSAQLHRPDNPDHIIGEEMWCTTFIHDYVWDVRRGPVMVPPFGVVVTSTHKLCEPGIKAVWKVTWQNLPVSKESIAWISGGLNALVKNGINVVETIEKSYHHLVSEGWYTKASILTQETQLTQHGVQPRTCIGSFKNKIVVVSITGRDPCSKGATFTQEASLAQYLVTKKDPDASLDFLVNLDGGASSVLGCSKDQESYCLLTKPSPSITNPAGQPRCVPSLLSIHFKENHHNET comes from the coding sequence ATGAATCGACCATTACCCTGTCACTATACTGCATACAGAAAAACCCGATGGTATCGTCGTCTGGTAGCTGGAGAGTTTATTCTGCAGTTTGACCAATCTCCTGAACGTGAGGTGATCATCGATGCAATCGCTGAGTGTATGCTCAGTACAAATGACCTGGAAACATGGAAAAACAGAATCAGGGAACTGTGCATGGTGAATCGAACAACATGGGAGTCCTACTCTCCTGGTTCTCTACTCGCCCAGTTGCGCAGAGAAAGAAGGCATTATCTACAAGGGAAGGCCATCATACCATGGAGAACATCAGGATTTCATGAGGCGATCACCCTATGGAACCCAGAGGAATCAACACAATCATTGGTAATCATCCCTGACCTCTATGATTCTGCCCCGCTTGATGTACAGGTTCAAAGACTGAGAAGCCCTTGGGGAGCCCAAAGCAACTACATGGTCTGCCTTCCTGTTTCATGTACAAGCAAGCAGCAAATCACAGAGGAGACATATACCATTCCTGATGCAATCGAGATTCCTGCCCAGACACTTCAAAATCTTGCCGGGCGAGGACGGATAGTTTGTGCTGATATCTGGTATGCAATGGCATTCCTTCAAGAAGGTATAGATATCGTGGCATGTTTGGACCGTCGTGAATGGTTCACTGCTGCACTATACCAAGAGAGTGTGTTTGAAGCTCCAGAACACCATCTCCCTTCTGAAACGTTCTTTTCCAGTATTCTTCACCCCGTGAAGAGTCCTGGAACAATTAGGATGTTCAGGTACATGAAAAGTCAGAAGGAAAGATATGTTCCCTGTGGAGTTGAACGAACAATCACCATGGACGAGCAAACACCTCTTTGGCTGACCTCACTACAGAAATCCCAGAAACTCTCCATTGAGACAGGATATTACCTCCAGTCAGAATCGGGAGAATGGGTGAAGACCCCTGACTTACACGACGGGGCTATCCATGCAGCGATGGTAATGATGGATGCAGACATGGTTCATCTCGAACCTATGCTTTTCGAAGGGAAAGCCTCCCCTTTGGCTGTTTCATATTCAAATGGGGGCTTGTTTAGCAGCTTCAACTACTATTTCACGGAGAACCTCAAGGCATGGTATGCCTCCTATGATCCAAGGCCAATTCCCTGGAAGGATTTCATCCTCGACTACTATGCCATACGTGTTGGAGAGACGCTCAAGGAGAGTGTTCCCCTCTATCATAAAACATTACTGGGATACTCCACTGATGGTAGGCTTTTCTCCAGTGATGGAAATTGGACAGAAATTACTTTATCCATAGGGAGCTCCATATTCCATTTTGCCGAGGATGGGAAAGATTCCCAGACATCAGCCCAGTTGCATCGCCCAGACAATCCAGATCATATCATAGGAGAGGAAATGTGGTGTACGACATTCATCCATGACTACGTATGGGATGTAAGAAGAGGTCCGGTAATGGTACCTCCTTTTGGAGTTGTGGTTACCAGTACGCACAAACTATGTGAACCAGGAATAAAAGCAGTATGGAAGGTGACCTGGCAAAATCTTCCCGTCTCCAAGGAATCCATCGCTTGGATTAGCGGTGGTTTGAATGCTTTGGTCAAAAATGGAATAAATGTTGTGGAAACAATTGAAAAATCCTATCACCATCTCGTGTCAGAAGGATGGTATACGAAAGCATCCATCCTTACCCAAGAGACGCAACTCACACAACACGGCGTGCAACCGAGAACCTGTATTGGATCATTCAAGAACAAGATAGTGGTTGTTTCCATTACGGGTAGAGATCCTTGCTCAAAAGGAGCAACCTTCACGCAGGAGGCTTCACTCGCACAATATCTTGTAACAAAAAAAGATCCAGACGCTTCACTGGATTTTCTTGTTAACCTTGATGGAGGAGCATCGTCGGTTCTGGGGTGCAGTAAGGACCAGGAATCCTATTGCCTCCTCACCAAACCATCCCCATCAATCACAAATCCAGCAGGTCAGCCACGTTGTGTGCCCTCGCTGCTGAGTATCCATTTTAAGGAGAACCATCACAATGAAACCTGA
- a CDS encoding carbohydrate ABC transporter permease, giving the protein MKVIKQSTRISFYIFAVFFVVIIGFPFFWQVLNSFKFERDIFSMLWFPSAYTLENYYKAFTTRPLLEYLGNSFIIATIATIFALMVGSLASYAIARTPIKGKTPLLLVVLSISLLPPIVIINPIYTIIRTLGLLNSYAGLILVNTLFTLTIVIWFLTPYLSSIPVEIEEAAEIDGASPAQTFSRIIIPLLGPGVFTVGILAFIQVWNEYLFALVLNPIRIKTVTVGLKMYEADNYIPWGTIMAASVVIVVPLITLVLMLQKRIIGGLMTGGMKE; this is encoded by the coding sequence ATGAAAGTAATCAAACAATCTACAAGAATATCATTCTATATATTCGCTGTCTTTTTTGTGGTGATCATTGGATTCCCCTTCTTCTGGCAGGTACTCAACTCATTCAAGTTCGAGCGGGACATCTTCTCTATGCTCTGGTTCCCTTCTGCCTACACCTTGGAAAACTACTATAAGGCATTCACCACCAGGCCCTTGTTGGAGTATTTGGGAAACAGTTTTATTATTGCAACCATTGCTACCATTTTTGCTCTCATGGTAGGAAGTCTGGCATCATATGCGATAGCCAGAACACCGATCAAGGGAAAAACCCCGTTGCTTTTGGTGGTGCTTTCGATTAGTCTCCTTCCACCCATCGTCATCATCAACCCGATCTATACCATTATCAGGACTTTGGGGCTATTGAACTCGTACGCAGGATTGATTCTGGTAAACACCCTCTTTACCCTGACCATTGTCATCTGGTTCCTTACTCCTTATCTCTCCTCGATACCGGTCGAAATTGAAGAGGCTGCAGAAATTGATGGAGCCTCACCTGCACAGACTTTCTCCAGGATCATCATCCCGCTTTTGGGACCAGGTGTATTTACCGTAGGAATCCTTGCATTCATACAAGTATGGAATGAGTACCTCTTCGCCCTGGTCCTCAACCCCATCCGCATCAAGACAGTAACCGTTGGACTCAAGATGTATGAGGCAGACAACTATATCCCATGGGGAACGATCATGGCAGCATCTGTCGTGATTGTTGTCCCATTGATTACGTTGGTACTCATGCTCCAGAAACGGATCATAGGTGGTCTTATGACCGGGGGAATGAAGGAATGA
- a CDS encoding sugar ABC transporter permease, whose protein sequence is MKTLNRTQFGYLCIVPTIIIFLAFAVYPVVRTITLSLFHFRLQTGPTMTFLGIANYLKMFSDSRFYSSLTFTLLFTLLTVGCEVLLGLLFAQMMNLTIKGQGLLRVIVLIPWAIPTMVSGFMWKFMVHDQYGVFNQILSSIGVLDSFIPWLSQDRTAQFILVLSDIWKTSPYVSLLILAGLQTIPASLMEAAEIDGAGAFRRYFSITLPLLKPVLATAILFRIISSFKVYTVIVALTNGGPGYATESMTMYTMRTYFDAGNYGYGSALASFTLVVTCAIALFFTDAIRSKIDIGKKGKR, encoded by the coding sequence ATGAAAACGTTGAATAGAACACAATTTGGATATCTCTGTATCGTACCAACCATTATCATATTCTTGGCATTTGCAGTATATCCAGTGGTTCGGACCATCACTTTAAGCTTGTTCCACTTCCGGTTGCAGACAGGGCCAACTATGACATTCCTTGGGATTGCAAACTACCTGAAGATGTTCTCTGACTCCCGGTTCTACAGTTCCCTAACTTTTACGCTCCTCTTTACCCTACTGACGGTTGGATGTGAGGTTCTGTTGGGGCTCTTGTTTGCACAAATGATGAACCTAACCATCAAAGGACAGGGGTTGCTTCGAGTCATCGTGTTGATTCCCTGGGCCATCCCCACAATGGTAAGCGGGTTCATGTGGAAGTTTATGGTGCACGACCAGTACGGTGTCTTTAACCAGATTCTCTCCTCTATCGGGGTACTCGATTCGTTTATTCCCTGGCTGAGTCAGGATAGAACCGCTCAGTTCATTCTGGTTCTCTCCGATATCTGGAAAACAAGCCCTTATGTGTCTCTTCTTATCCTTGCGGGTCTTCAGACTATTCCAGCATCCCTGATGGAAGCCGCTGAGATTGATGGAGCGGGTGCCTTCAGGAGATACTTTAGTATCACACTACCCTTGCTCAAGCCTGTCTTGGCAACAGCAATTCTCTTCAGAATCATATCATCATTCAAGGTATACACCGTCATCGTGGCACTCACCAATGGAGGACCGGGATATGCCACTGAGTCAATGACTATGTACACCATGCGTACCTATTTCGATGCAGGAAACTATGGATATGGATCAGCACTTGCAAGCTTTACTTTGGTGGTAACCTGCGCCATTGCATTATTCTTCACGGACGCAATACGAAGCAAGATTGATATTGGTAAAAAGGGAAAACGATGA
- a CDS encoding ABC transporter substrate-binding protein, with product MKKNVIFVMLLLVPALIFSAGTKEASKDGPTVLKWYSHASSLGATEETIVEAFNAENPNIRVEIIELPEATNDKLQALLIALQSGDSSIDFFNADVTWTATFASAGLIEPLDTYFSKEEQSEFLPGTIQAASFRDKIWGMPFRTDAGVLYYRADLLEKYGKEVPTTYTELFATAQEISAREGGDMYALVGSLANGEGMTCNAVEWFYSNGGEVIDSNGTILIDSPQNVEILQMMTDAYEANLLPEGVLSYGSGDARASMFQGKQVFMRAWPKAFAMGQDASKSQVAGKLGVSPLPRGPQGTMGKSVVGGWQLFLNKYSENKDEAVKFMKFYASEYAQKLHALNDSYLPARRALYEDGAILEKYPHYSQFPAILETAVARPQSPYYSEISSILSAEVQNAMKGSKSPALALADAQKAMEAVGK from the coding sequence ATGAAAAAGAATGTAATCTTTGTAATGCTTCTTCTTGTCCCAGCACTTATCTTCTCCGCTGGTACAAAAGAAGCTTCAAAAGATGGACCAACAGTCCTGAAATGGTATTCACATGCTTCATCGCTCGGAGCAACAGAAGAAACAATTGTGGAGGCATTCAATGCCGAGAACCCCAACATCCGTGTTGAGATCATCGAACTGCCCGAAGCAACCAATGACAAGTTGCAGGCCCTGCTTATTGCACTACAGAGTGGTGACAGTTCCATCGACTTCTTCAATGCTGATGTAACGTGGACTGCAACCTTCGCCTCTGCGGGTTTGATCGAACCACTTGATACATATTTCAGCAAGGAAGAACAATCTGAATTCCTTCCAGGAACCATTCAGGCAGCAAGTTTCAGAGACAAGATTTGGGGAATGCCGTTCAGAACAGACGCAGGAGTATTGTACTATCGCGCTGACCTTCTGGAGAAATATGGCAAGGAAGTCCCAACAACCTACACAGAACTGTTTGCAACCGCCCAAGAGATTAGCGCAAGGGAAGGTGGAGACATGTATGCACTCGTCGGGTCACTTGCCAATGGGGAAGGCATGACCTGCAATGCAGTGGAATGGTTCTACTCCAACGGTGGAGAGGTTATCGATAGCAATGGTACCATCCTCATTGACTCACCCCAGAATGTTGAGATCCTGCAGATGATGACTGATGCCTATGAAGCAAACCTTTTACCTGAAGGTGTGCTCTCCTATGGAAGCGGCGATGCAAGGGCCTCCATGTTCCAGGGCAAACAGGTCTTCATGCGAGCATGGCCTAAAGCCTTTGCAATGGGACAGGATGCAAGCAAGTCTCAGGTAGCTGGAAAACTTGGGGTATCACCACTGCCACGTGGACCACAGGGAACCATGGGAAAGAGTGTTGTCGGTGGTTGGCAGCTGTTCTTGAATAAATATTCAGAGAACAAGGATGAAGCAGTCAAGTTCATGAAGTTCTATGCGAGTGAATATGCACAGAAACTCCATGCATTGAATGATTCGTACTTGCCTGCTCGTCGTGCACTGTATGAGGATGGAGCTATACTGGAGAAATATCCTCATTACAGTCAATTCCCAGCAATCCTTGAGACTGCAGTTGCAAGACCCCAGTCTCCCTACTATTCCGAAATCTCCTCTATCCTTTCTGCCGAAGTGCAGAACGCCATGAAGGGAAGCAAGAGCCCTGCCCTGGCTCTCGCTGATGCCCAGAAGGCAATGGAAGCAGTAGGAAAGTAA
- a CDS encoding sugar-binding domain-containing protein, with amino-acid sequence METIEVRITNLIKALRKKRHYSQAEVAEALSVPLRTYQSWEREYASNIANLERIGQLYGISLESLVCLAAGDDHTDLEMISFPSNDCVDAIFLGATEKHLASQYQHLFNSNLPLSEQIANCIRDAYFNRSMEGKIKQTERSKGLEQRVAAILELPLDHVRVVQTGAIQFQVLKEMILGYHGAAWLQEIATHHDRFSVGISNGYTIARIMDHLERGEASNFQFFPLNFTMTPADFSITATSLISSFRYKNEGRCSRANPITEPEVYSAMQLADAVIMGIGTFRTEGLYSRMIRATLGSERLGEIINGGAIGDLNYYLLNSDGEIIHVPDLVGEMGSESHASLIKAVSLDVISNKANHGCKTIIAAAGAHKASQVSIAFKHKYANHLLIDSSLAEALLK; translated from the coding sequence ATGGAAACAATCGAAGTACGGATAACGAACCTCATCAAAGCACTGCGGAAGAAAAGACACTACTCGCAAGCGGAAGTTGCTGAGGCATTGTCCGTTCCCCTGAGAACCTATCAGAGCTGGGAGCGGGAGTATGCAAGCAATATTGCAAATTTGGAACGTATCGGACAGTTGTATGGAATCTCATTGGAATCATTAGTCTGTCTGGCTGCAGGAGATGATCATACCGATTTGGAGATGATCTCTTTTCCGAGCAACGATTGCGTTGATGCAATCTTCTTAGGTGCAACAGAGAAGCATCTGGCAAGTCAGTATCAACATCTGTTCAATTCAAATTTACCGCTATCCGAACAGATAGCGAATTGTATCCGTGATGCATATTTCAATAGAAGTATGGAAGGTAAGATAAAACAGACAGAACGTTCCAAGGGATTGGAACAACGGGTTGCCGCAATTCTGGAACTACCTCTCGATCATGTACGTGTGGTACAAACAGGGGCAATACAATTTCAAGTTCTGAAAGAGATGATTCTTGGCTATCATGGAGCAGCTTGGTTGCAGGAGATTGCTACCCATCATGATCGGTTTTCTGTAGGAATCAGCAATGGCTATACCATTGCCAGGATCATGGACCATCTGGAGAGAGGAGAGGCTTCGAATTTTCAGTTCTTTCCCTTGAATTTTACCATGACCCCTGCTGATTTCTCCATTACGGCTACCTCTTTGATCTCTTCATTCAGATATAAGAACGAAGGGCGATGTTCAAGGGCAAACCCAATCACAGAGCCGGAAGTCTATAGTGCAATGCAATTGGCTGATGCTGTGATTATGGGAATAGGAACCTTTCGGACCGAAGGGCTCTATTCTCGGATGATCAGGGCAACATTAGGCTCTGAGCGGCTGGGGGAAATCATCAATGGAGGCGCTATCGGTGACTTGAACTACTATCTATTGAATAGTGATGGTGAGATCATACATGTCCCGGATTTGGTAGGAGAAATGGGAAGTGAAAGCCATGCTTCGTTGATAAAGGCAGTCAGCTTGGATGTAATCAGTAATAAGGCAAACCACGGATGCAAGACCATTATTGCTGCAGCGGGTGCTCATAAGGCTTCCCAGGTATCCATAGCTTTCAAACATAAATATGCAAATCACCTATTAATTGATAGTTCTCTTGCTGAAGCGTTGCTGAAGTGA
- a CDS encoding TRAP transporter large permease has product MVNLTTASILLIGSFLLFIFLRFPIAYSLGISSILTAMYLRMPVEIVAQNIVRGINAFSLMAVPFFIIAGDLMSSGGIATRLVKLADALVGWMRGGLAIVNIVASMFFGGISGSSAADTASLGPILIPMMNKQGYDNEFSTGITCASSVQGMLIPPSHNMVIYAMVAGSVSVGALFLAGFVPGMILGIALIIYSLIVSKKRNYPKGDKFHIKAAWKAFKEAVWGLITVLIVVVGVISGFFTATEAAGLSVLWAFFVTFFIYKEIPLKEFWTILSRSLKTVAMVMIIIGTSAAFGWLLAYLKVPEMVAGGILGVTQNPILVLLIINFILLIFGMLMDMAAIITITTPILLPIAVQVGMDPVHYGAMMVLNLGIGVLTPPVGTTLFIGSAISGLKIERLAKSMIPIYIVMIVTLLLITQFPAFTMTLPALLM; this is encoded by the coding sequence ATGGTCAATCTTACTACAGCATCTATCCTGCTTATCGGCAGTTTCTTGCTCTTTATTTTCTTACGGTTTCCCATTGCTTACTCTTTGGGAATTTCATCAATTCTTACAGCAATGTATCTGAGAATGCCAGTTGAAATTGTCGCTCAGAATATCGTAAGGGGTATCAATGCTTTCTCATTGATGGCAGTTCCCTTCTTTATCATCGCAGGCGACCTGATGAGCAGTGGCGGTATCGCAACACGGTTGGTTAAGCTTGCTGATGCTCTGGTTGGCTGGATGCGTGGGGGCTTGGCAATTGTTAATATTGTAGCATCCATGTTCTTCGGAGGCATATCGGGCTCATCAGCTGCAGATACTGCATCCCTTGGCCCAATACTCATCCCTATGATGAACAAGCAAGGATATGACAATGAATTCTCAACTGGCATTACCTGTGCAAGTTCCGTACAAGGTATGTTAATTCCTCCAAGCCACAACATGGTCATCTATGCAATGGTTGCAGGAAGTGTATCTGTTGGAGCGCTCTTCTTGGCAGGGTTTGTCCCAGGGATGATCCTTGGCATTGCATTGATTATCTATAGCTTGATAGTTTCCAAGAAACGCAACTACCCCAAAGGGGATAAATTCCATATCAAGGCGGCCTGGAAAGCATTCAAGGAAGCTGTATGGGGACTTATCACCGTTCTTATCGTGGTAGTAGGTGTTATCAGTGGATTCTTCACCGCTACGGAAGCAGCAGGACTCTCTGTACTCTGGGCATTCTTTGTCACGTTCTTCATCTACAAGGAAATTCCCTTGAAGGAGTTCTGGACTATTCTGAGCCGTTCTCTCAAGACCGTTGCAATGGTTATGATCATCATCGGCACGTCGGCTGCTTTCGGTTGGCTTCTTGCATACCTGAAAGTACCCGAAATGGTGGCTGGAGGAATTCTGGGTGTTACTCAAAATCCAATTCTGGTGTTGTTGATCATTAACTTCATTCTCCTGATCTTTGGGATGCTGATGGACATGGCGGCCATTATCACCATCACCACACCAATTCTCCTGCCAATCGCAGTACAAGTTGGAATGGATCCTGTTCACTATGGAGCAATGATGGTCCTCAATCTGGGAATTGGAGTACTCACTCCTCCGGTAGGGACTACACTATTCATTGGTTCAGCCATTTCAGGACTCAAGATTGAACGGCTTGCCAAGAGTATGATCCCAATCTATATCGTTATGATTGTTACCTTACTTCTCATCACACAATTCCCTGCATTCACCATGACCCTTCCAGCGCTTCTTATGTAG
- a CDS encoding TRAP transporter small permease yields MKKILETVFHYVEVVCKVLMIIQVIAVSIVVIGRQVFSKTPAWGEEITLFALVWVAMLGSAILLKNDGHISVTAFDQWLPKKVIRVLDLISYLFLMFFAVMMVFYGFKLIELTSRNVLPALQIKSSWLYASVPISSIGMILILIEKIYLLLRHKDPILS; encoded by the coding sequence ATGAAAAAGATTCTGGAAACAGTCTTTCACTATGTGGAGGTGGTCTGCAAGGTACTGATGATCATCCAGGTCATCGCCGTCTCTATCGTAGTTATTGGAAGACAGGTATTCAGCAAGACCCCCGCTTGGGGAGAAGAGATTACTCTCTTTGCCCTCGTTTGGGTTGCGATGTTGGGTTCAGCTATCCTGCTGAAGAATGATGGACATATCTCTGTTACCGCTTTTGACCAGTGGCTCCCCAAAAAGGTTATTCGGGTCTTGGATCTCATATCATACCTATTCCTGATGTTCTTCGCCGTTATGATGGTCTTCTACGGTTTCAAATTGATAGAGCTGACCAGCCGTAATGTGTTGCCTGCATTACAAATTAAGTCCAGCTGGCTTTATGCCTCTGTCCCCATTTCCTCAATTGGTATGATCCTTATCTTGATTGAGAAGATCTATCTTCTACTTCGTCACAAAGACCCAATACTCAGCTAA